In Synergistaceae bacterium, a genomic segment contains:
- a CDS encoding helix-turn-helix domain-containing protein, whose protein sequence is MIIAYKTEIDPVPEQIEKIHRTTGVCRFVYNLFIATK, encoded by the coding sequence ATGATTATAGCTTACAAGACAGAAATAGATCCAGTGCCTGAGCAGATTGAGAAGATACACCGGACTACCGGCGTGTGTCGTTTTGTGTATAACCTATTTATAGCCACGAAATAG
- a CDS encoding IS607 family transposase, which translates to MDKIYSSGQAAEFLGIKVKTLQKWDREDKLKPTSRSKTNRRIYTEKQLRDFLRLKSEDSRVRVVAYCRVSSQAQKPDLRKQQAAIEQYCGELRLQDVEFICEVGSGLNFKRQKFLKLMKDIEKQQIRLLIIAHKDRLVRFGFEWFERFIKDHFCELKILDSKELSSEQEMIQDLMTIVHCFSSRLYGLRNYKKSLKEALEHDYSLQDRNRSSA; encoded by the coding sequence ATGGATAAGATATATAGTTCAGGGCAAGCGGCAGAATTTCTTGGCATCAAAGTAAAAACTCTACAGAAGTGGGACAGGGAGGATAAATTAAAACCCACTTCACGAAGTAAAACAAATCGGCGGATTTATACTGAGAAGCAATTAAGAGATTTTCTGCGCTTGAAGTCGGAGGATTCTCGTGTCAGAGTCGTTGCGTATTGTCGGGTTTCTAGCCAAGCTCAGAAGCCCGACTTAAGAAAACAGCAAGCAGCTATTGAACAATATTGCGGCGAATTGAGGCTACAAGATGTCGAGTTTATTTGCGAAGTTGGTAGTGGTCTAAATTTTAAGCGACAAAAGTTTCTTAAACTGATGAAAGACATAGAAAAACAGCAAATCCGTCTGCTGATTATCGCTCACAAGGATAGGCTGGTACGTTTCGGTTTCGAGTGGTTTGAGCGTTTTATTAAAGATCATTTTTGTGAGCTAAAAATTTTGGACAGTAAAGAATTGAGTTCAGAGCAAGAAATGATCCAAGATTTAATGACGATAGTTCATTGTTTTAGCTCAAGGTTATATGGGTTACGAAACTACAAAAAATCCTTAAAAGAGGCATTGGAACATGATTATAGCTTACAAGACAGAAATAGATCCAGTGCCTGA
- a CDS encoding flagellin, whose amino-acid sequence MRIYHNIPALYAFNALNETNSALQKSVRMLSTGLRINSAADDAAGLAISEKMRAQINGLNMAVRNAQDGISMLQTAEGALSEDHSILQRMRELAVQAANDTLTQQDRQYIQSEIDQLKGELTRVATATQFNKKRLLDGSAAALWSSSELSTKAYVKGSLRQIDQFGQKAAFEGNYKIRVNADPGQAEAQKSDIFTIKHKNVVMNKSVNNQVGVENARVDNIPAGAYNIRADGDVKTAFADSNAIWNAAVGAYGGDASNTRLVGYYSSQGIQAGERASAPSTSSPGTGKGQDIFAVLTQDINASVLAEVTAVDMTGKTVTLRLTSSILKADGTVENHVQENIVVSAKAPSGAAPTLQEATKWETAPPASSSKLGFDFAIFIDANSLTSDPTRNGGKIDYAVGDKMVFNVTATKSAIAPAADTVVRIEGQQTPDWPNKWADMDLNNKGIQPNPPTYRVSERPLHYAVNKAAVAGKELHFRNFYLNTDNGTVYEGDIVLNLEKNFGATSNFTSSTKTTLTTFEAAYIGQTAKADVQLRDINKFWNPQGVFLLTNHQTITISQGDGKSATVTLYSTDTLAVLQRKLNDAISADLGQGRYATKGASKFVSFVEDGKTYDNTMESVAGTLVIRSMVAGNGGKLAFSGDEELINALSLNVVQTAKENSFTVSVYDAHNSTIIASGVKVSSNLLVGVIHPNVDVEFDPMANIRAEWNEQTRAFSLIKQSQPYETILHLVDNSTIFQVGANEGEDVAVDIGNMSADALGVTRVIVTDRDAAARGITILDAAINKVSTQRAKIGAFQNALEHTVTNLTTTSTNLTDAESRIRDADISKEMLNFTRLQILSQSGTAMLAQANQMPQSVLSLLRG is encoded by the coding sequence ATGAGGATTTATCACAACATACCGGCGCTTTATGCTTTCAACGCTCTCAATGAGACAAATTCCGCTCTGCAAAAATCGGTCAGGATGCTTTCTACGGGTTTGCGCATCAACTCCGCGGCGGACGACGCGGCGGGGCTGGCCATTTCCGAGAAGATGCGCGCCCAGATCAACGGCTTGAATATGGCGGTTCGGAATGCCCAAGACGGCATCTCGATGTTGCAAACGGCGGAAGGGGCATTGAGCGAAGATCACAGTATTCTCCAGCGTATGAGGGAGTTAGCGGTTCAGGCGGCTAACGATACTCTGACTCAGCAAGATCGCCAGTACATTCAATCGGAAATCGACCAGTTGAAAGGGGAACTCACCCGTGTAGCCACCGCGACGCAGTTCAACAAAAAGCGGCTGCTTGATGGCAGCGCCGCCGCTCTGTGGTCCTCTAGTGAGCTTTCCACGAAGGCCTACGTCAAAGGATCCCTGCGCCAGATTGATCAATTCGGACAGAAGGCCGCCTTTGAGGGTAACTACAAAATAAGGGTCAACGCGGATCCCGGTCAGGCCGAAGCTCAAAAGAGCGATATTTTCACGATCAAACACAAAAACGTTGTCATGAACAAAAGCGTCAATAACCAAGTGGGAGTGGAGAACGCTCGCGTGGACAACATCCCGGCTGGTGCGTACAATATACGGGCGGACGGCGACGTGAAGACCGCTTTCGCTGACTCTAACGCAATCTGGAACGCAGCGGTGGGGGCATACGGAGGCGACGCGAGCAACACCCGCCTGGTGGGTTATTACAGCAGCCAAGGCATTCAAGCCGGCGAACGGGCAAGCGCGCCATCAACTTCGAGCCCTGGCACAGGTAAAGGGCAGGATATCTTCGCGGTTCTCACCCAGGATATCAACGCCAGCGTCCTGGCGGAGGTTACGGCGGTGGACATGACGGGCAAGACCGTGACGCTCCGCCTGACGTCCTCGATTCTGAAGGCAGACGGCACGGTGGAGAACCACGTTCAGGAAAATATCGTCGTCTCGGCCAAGGCGCCTAGCGGAGCGGCGCCAACCCTCCAAGAGGCCACCAAGTGGGAAACCGCTCCCCCGGCGTCAAGCAGCAAGCTGGGCTTTGATTTCGCGATTTTCATCGACGCGAACAGCCTCACGTCCGATCCGACGAGAAACGGCGGTAAGATCGACTACGCAGTGGGCGACAAGATGGTCTTCAACGTCACCGCGACAAAATCCGCCATCGCCCCCGCCGCGGATACAGTTGTCCGGATAGAAGGGCAACAGACCCCAGACTGGCCCAATAAGTGGGCGGACATGGACTTGAACAACAAGGGAATTCAACCCAATCCCCCGACCTACAGGGTATCGGAGCGCCCTCTCCACTACGCGGTGAACAAAGCCGCCGTCGCGGGAAAGGAGCTGCACTTCCGCAACTTCTATCTCAACACGGACAACGGGACGGTATACGAGGGCGATATCGTTCTGAACCTGGAGAAAAACTTCGGGGCGACCAGCAATTTCACCTCTAGCACGAAGACCACTCTGACAACCTTTGAGGCCGCCTATATTGGGCAGACGGCAAAGGCGGATGTCCAACTGCGAGACATCAACAAGTTTTGGAACCCCCAAGGCGTTTTTCTGCTAACCAACCACCAGACCATCACCATTTCTCAGGGCGATGGCAAGAGCGCTACCGTTACGCTTTACTCCACCGATACCCTGGCCGTGTTGCAGAGGAAGCTGAACGACGCTATCTCCGCGGATTTAGGTCAGGGACGGTACGCGACCAAGGGCGCGTCGAAGTTCGTGAGCTTTGTCGAGGACGGCAAAACCTACGATAATACGATGGAGTCCGTAGCGGGGACTCTCGTCATTCGATCCATGGTGGCGGGCAATGGCGGCAAACTCGCCTTCTCCGGCGACGAGGAACTCATCAACGCCCTATCCCTCAATGTAGTACAGACAGCGAAAGAAAATTCCTTCACCGTCTCCGTGTACGACGCTCACAATAGCACCATCATCGCTAGCGGAGTGAAGGTCTCCAGCAACCTGCTTGTCGGGGTTATCCATCCCAACGTGGACGTGGAGTTCGACCCGATGGCGAACATCCGGGCCGAGTGGAACGAGCAGACGCGTGCCTTCTCTTTAATCAAGCAGTCGCAACCCTACGAAACGATTCTGCACTTGGTGGACAACAGCACGATATTTCAAGTCGGAGCTAACGAAGGCGAAGACGTGGCTGTGGATATCGGGAACATGTCGGCGGACGCCCTTGGGGTCACACGGGTGATCGTGACGGATCGCGACGCCGCGGCGCGTGGCATCACCATACTGGACGCCGCTATCAACAAAGTTTCGACGCAACGCGCGAAGATCGGGGCCTTTCAGAACGCGCTGGAACACACCGTCACCAACCTGACGACCACCAGCACGAACCTCACGGACGCGGAAAGCCGCATTCGGGACGCGGACATATCCAAGGAGATGTTGAACTTTACGCGCCTCCAGATCCTGTCTCAGTCCGGTACCGCTATGCTGGCTCAGGCCAATCAGATGCCTCAATCGGTTCTGAGTCTCCTCCGGGGTTAG
- a CDS encoding NCS2 family permease, which yields MSFLEKQFKLQENHTTVKTEILAGVTTFVTMGYIIFVNPDILSKAGMPFGPVMVATCVSAALATFLMAFLANYPLALASGMGLNAFFTFSVVLNPDMNVGWEGALAAVFIEGVIFIILTLTKLRETIVNTIPKTLKIGIASGIGLFITFIGLQGAGIVVGNPATLVGLGSIKNSFSIVLALGGLILMVVLEHFKVKGSLLIGIATVTGVGIALGRVPLPEAIVATPPSLTPIFWHLDFSGLGDPNFWIIVFTFFFVDFFDTVGTLVGVCNRSGLLDEQGRLPRAKDALMADAIGTVAGSILGTSTVTTYVESASGVAQGGRTGLTALVTGILFLVAIFFSPIVGIVPSYATSPALIIVGIYMMMGLRDLNYDDWTELTPAMLAFFMMALAYSIAIGIEFGIVSYVVIKIVSGKTKDVNVVLIGLALLFVIKELLA from the coding sequence ATGTCTTTTCTGGAAAAGCAGTTCAAGCTCCAAGAGAACCACACGACGGTAAAGACGGAGATTCTTGCGGGTGTCACGACGTTTGTGACAATGGGGTATATCATTTTTGTCAACCCGGACATTCTCTCCAAGGCAGGAATGCCATTTGGTCCCGTAATGGTCGCCACCTGCGTGTCCGCCGCCCTCGCCACGTTTTTAATGGCGTTTTTGGCTAATTACCCTCTTGCTCTGGCTTCTGGGATGGGGCTCAACGCTTTTTTCACTTTCAGCGTCGTCTTGAATCCCGACATGAACGTTGGTTGGGAGGGAGCTTTGGCCGCGGTATTTATCGAGGGTGTCATCTTTATCATCCTGACGCTCACCAAACTGCGCGAGACCATTGTCAACACCATCCCCAAGACCTTAAAGATAGGAATCGCCAGCGGGATCGGCCTGTTCATCACCTTCATTGGTCTGCAGGGCGCGGGTATCGTTGTCGGTAACCCCGCGACTTTGGTGGGGCTGGGTAGTATCAAAAACAGCTTTTCCATTGTCCTGGCCCTTGGTGGTTTGATCTTAATGGTGGTTCTCGAACATTTCAAAGTCAAAGGCTCCCTTCTAATCGGCATCGCGACTGTCACCGGCGTGGGAATAGCTCTGGGTAGAGTGCCTCTGCCAGAGGCCATTGTCGCGACTCCTCCGTCGCTTACCCCTATTTTCTGGCATTTAGATTTTTCTGGTCTAGGTGATCCCAATTTCTGGATTATCGTGTTTACCTTTTTCTTCGTCGATTTTTTTGATACGGTAGGGACATTGGTCGGCGTCTGCAACCGTAGCGGACTTCTGGACGAACAGGGACGATTGCCCCGCGCGAAGGACGCGCTAATGGCCGATGCTATCGGCACCGTCGCGGGGTCCATTTTGGGAACCTCTACCGTCACGACTTACGTCGAAAGCGCTAGTGGCGTTGCCCAAGGTGGACGCACGGGACTCACCGCGCTCGTCACGGGAATTTTGTTTTTGGTCGCTATTTTCTTCAGCCCCATCGTGGGCATCGTTCCCTCTTACGCGACGTCCCCCGCACTGATCATTGTAGGCATCTATATGATGATGGGGCTGCGTGACCTGAACTACGACGACTGGACGGAGTTGACGCCCGCGATGTTGGCCTTCTTCATGATGGCGTTGGCTTACAGCATCGCGATAGGGATCGAGTTCGGAATTGTTTCTTACGTTGTGATCAAGATCGTGAGCGGCAAGACAAAGGACGTGAATGTGGTTTTGATCGGCCTCGCGCTTTTGTTCGTCATCAAAGAACTTCTTGCCTAA
- a CDS encoding M20 family metallo-hydrolase, translating into MGVLPEIDRKSLWSAIEEMGSIGVTASRRARLALGPEDLKARHLLVHWMEELGLDIHMDAYANLWGTRRGLDFSADSPAVFMGSHIDTVEDAGMFDGVMGVLSGLAVLRALNEAGVETKRPVAVISFTDEEGGHFSAGGLAGSRLAVGALDLETLKSKRNPQGKSWVEALGESGFLGKDRLEPHAYLEYHIEQGPVLFDERIQIGVVEGVVGLSWLRVTFKGEVNHAGAFPMNRRRDAGLAAARAVVKLNRLAFELGQGTVVTSGQLNLRPNLPNIVPGEAILTVDIRQFDSDLLERGVTRIEEIVKEAGKVEGVSVNVENLAYTRRAAFTDEMTLLVENKAKELGYSSKRMPSGAGHDAQIIHHLCPSAMIFVPSRDGRSHCPEEYTSPEDVGNGAEVLLRCVLDLANR; encoded by the coding sequence ATGGGAGTTCTACCAGAAATTGATAGAAAGAGCCTTTGGAGCGCGATCGAGGAAATGGGTTCGATAGGCGTTACAGCTTCGAGGCGCGCGCGACTGGCTTTGGGACCGGAGGACTTGAAAGCCCGCCATTTATTGGTCCACTGGATGGAGGAATTGGGACTGGACATTCACATGGACGCCTACGCGAACCTTTGGGGCACGCGGCGCGGCCTGGATTTTTCGGCGGATTCGCCGGCCGTGTTCATGGGGTCCCATATCGACACGGTGGAAGACGCGGGGATGTTCGATGGCGTTATGGGGGTTCTTTCGGGATTGGCCGTTCTCCGCGCGCTGAATGAAGCCGGCGTCGAAACGAAGCGCCCTGTGGCCGTCATCTCCTTTACCGATGAAGAGGGAGGGCATTTTTCGGCGGGGGGCCTGGCGGGGAGTCGTTTGGCCGTGGGCGCACTCGACCTGGAGACCCTGAAATCTAAACGCAACCCCCAAGGAAAAAGCTGGGTGGAGGCTCTGGGTGAGAGCGGGTTCCTAGGGAAAGATCGGCTAGAACCTCACGCTTATCTGGAGTACCATATTGAGCAAGGTCCCGTGCTTTTCGACGAGCGGATCCAGATCGGAGTGGTGGAGGGCGTCGTCGGCCTCTCCTGGTTGCGGGTCACGTTCAAAGGCGAGGTGAACCACGCCGGGGCGTTCCCTATGAACCGGAGACGTGACGCAGGACTTGCCGCGGCTCGTGCTGTCGTCAAACTCAACCGGCTGGCCTTCGAACTCGGCCAGGGCACTGTAGTCACTTCAGGGCAGTTGAACCTGCGCCCAAACCTTCCCAACATCGTACCTGGCGAGGCCATCTTGACGGTGGATATCCGCCAGTTCGACTCCGACTTACTGGAGCGGGGCGTCACCAGGATCGAAGAAATCGTGAAAGAGGCGGGCAAGGTGGAAGGAGTATCCGTGAACGTCGAAAATCTCGCGTACACGCGCCGCGCGGCATTCACCGATGAAATGACGTTGCTAGTAGAGAACAAGGCCAAGGAACTGGGCTATAGTTCCAAACGGATGCCCAGCGGCGCCGGACATGACGCGCAGATCATCCACCACCTGTGTCCCAGCGCGATGATCTTCGTTCCTTCTCGAGATGGTAGAAGCCATTGTCCCGAGGAGTACACCTCCCCTGAGGACGTCGGCAACGGCGCGGAGGTGTTGCTGCGTTGTGTTCTGGACCTGGCGAACCGATAA